The following proteins come from a genomic window of Diadema setosum chromosome 20, eeDiaSeto1, whole genome shotgun sequence:
- the LOC140243973 gene encoding uncharacterized protein, with amino-acid sequence MMSSSISINQQLLLVSLLAAIVGSCSLNHAANSSSGWRLGLSGFTGLISFFLAIVSLWMSTYRISYGHNLKTAYIHFTLVVIFAIIRFRKLSSLQKAWKTPRQAQEDLLKSFLQANAKTEYGKDYNLSAISSLEDLREKHTLTEYERYQAYIERMAKGETGVLTGEPPVRFSLTSGTTGNSKMLPYPKSFFSRVYTNFIAVVGHTTTQNFGNSYYLQHEVYLYTAPKMRYTEGGTLMAPASMIPAYMRPLLVIHSTPSDGFDIFDPYDAIYVHLLFGLRDRNIGSFNASFTSNLMSAMRQLEKCWPDIVLDIENGTVSAKKLPPKTHRALEQAMGNGNPERAAELRSEFEKGFEGIMARVWPYLLRVQAIDSVGLKDELLRSYVKGLPLYGGALGATEGVMAMNITPTKKGKDEFVLMPTFTVFEFIPEENMHEESPQTFFIDELKVGGVYEMVVTQIFGIYRFRYGDVVRVTRYHENTPVVEFMYRKGQILNVHSEKLDQQTVQQCMEAAVDQWPGLELMDYAVAESTLLNQLVKTGSEHRPHYVIFLELDHTPSERELTHACLNKVDDELCRLSFSYNSFRVKGSIAPPHVHIVECGTFNRLHEFILRNSDTTPNQYKVPRKLRTTAMLDLMLNGSMLSTEVNENAAK; translated from the exons GGTTTACCGGTCTCATAAGCTTTTTCCTGGCCATCGTGTCTCTATGGATGTCCACATATCGCATATCCTACGGGCACAATCTGAAGACAGCATATATCCACTTTACTTTGGTGGTTATCTTCGCCATTATTCGGTTTCGAAAACTGTCAAGTTTGCAGAAGGCATGGAAGACTCCTCGCCAAGCACAAGAAGACTTACTGAAGTCCTTTCTCCAAGCAAACGCAAAGACAGAGTACGGGAAAGATTACAATCTATCGGCAATCTCGTCTTTGGAAGACCTCAGGGAGAAACACACATTAACTGAATACGAGCGATACCAGGCGTATATAGAGCGGATGGCAAAAGGAGAGACGGGTGTCCTTACGGGGGAACCTCCTGTACGATTCTCATTGACCTCCGGGACAACGGGAAACTCCAAAATGCTACCTTATCCAAAGTCTTTCTTCTCAAGAGTATACACAAATTTCATAGCAGTAGTTGGTCACACAACGACGCAAAACTTTGGTAATTCCTATTACCTTCAGCACGAAGTCTACCTATACACTGCCCCTAAGATGCGGTACACTGAAGGAGGTACACTCATGGCCCCTGCCTCTATGATCCCTGCCTACATGAGACCATTACTGGTCATACATTCAACGCCATCAGACGGCTTTGATATTTTCGACCCTTATGATGCAATCTACGTTCACCTCTTGTTTGGCCTGCGGGATCGAAACATCGGAAGCTTCAACGCTAGCTTTACCTCAAATCTCATGTCTGCCATGCGACAACTCGAGAAGTGTTGGCCTGACATCGTTCTCGACATCGAAAATGGGACGGTATCCGCGAAGAAGCTGCCCCCGAAAACTCATCGCGCTTTGGAGCAAGCAATGGGTAATGGAAATCCAGAGCGAGCCGCAGAATTAAGGTCGGAGTTTGAAAAAGGCTTCGAAGGTATCATGGCAAGGGTGTGGCCTTACCTACTCAGAGTACAAGCCATTGACTCTGTAGGCCTGAAAGACGAACTCTTGAGGTCGTATGTGAAAG GACTACCCCTTTACGGTGGAGCGCTTGGTGCCACAGAGGGCGTGATGGCAATGAACATCACACCGACCAAAAAGGGAAAGGACGAGTTCGTGCTGATGCCAACATTTACTGTCTTTGAGTTCATCCCTGAAGAAAACAT GCACGAAGAGAGCCCACAAACATTCTTCATTGACGAGTTGAAAGTCGGAGGCGTCTACGAGATGGTAGTCACTCAGATCTTTGGGATCTATCGATTCAGATACGGCGATGTGGTTCGAGTTACACGATATCATGAAAACACGCCAGTTGTCGAGTTCATGTACAG GAAAGGCCAAATACTGAATGTACACTCTGAAAAGTTAGACCAGCAGACGGTGCAGCAATGCATGGAGGCGGCAGTAGACCAGTGGCCTGGCCTGGAGTTGATGGACTACGCAGTTGCAGAGAGCACTCTTCTTAATCAGCTGG TTAAGACAGGATCTGAACATCGACCCCATTACGTCATCTTCTTGGAGCTAGACCACACACCATCTGAGAGAGAATTGACTCATGCCTGCCTCAATAAG gttgaTGATGAGCTGTGCCGGCTTTCGTTCTCTTACAACTCATTTCGGGTAAAAGGTTCCATTGCTCCCCCACATGTTCATATTGTGGAGTGCGGTACTTTCAATCGTCTGCATGAGTTCATTCTCAGAAACAGTGACACTACGCCTAACCAGTACAAGGTACCGAGAAAGCTTCGCACGACTGCCATGTTGGATCTGATGCTGAATGGGTCTATGCTAAGTACCGAAGTTAATGAAAATGCGGCTAAGTAA